A single window of Canis lupus familiaris isolate Mischka breed German Shepherd chromosome 7, alternate assembly UU_Cfam_GSD_1.0, whole genome shotgun sequence DNA harbors:
- the AQP10 gene encoding aquaporin-10 isoform X1 translates to MAYSHPLAKVKSRLQIRSHLVRQCLAEFLGVFVLMILTQGAVAQAVTSGEGKGNFFTMFLAASLAVTIAIYVSGNVSGAHLNPAFSLAMCLLGRLPWAKLPIYCLVQLLSAFCASGATYALYYGNVVRSICMWLGVPCSDFEPMKMEILGVLLPCRCPTELYRWEPDSDGPQGDGLHICHLPCPLSVPEQWLPGSGNCEGRVGKAPVFALSPLALGNVGLGLFQHHPHSCIGQSQMTWAGGLGCLGEKEQLDHLAAYGGSSASVDPKVLGTGILIVGILAILDTRNKGVPAGLEPVAVGLLILAIGLSMGANCGFPLNPARDLGPRLFTYVAGWGPEVFSAGNGWWWVPVVAPLVGATLGTATYQLLVALHHSEESEPAQDLEFAQHKASDLEIPASAQCKL, encoded by the exons ATGGCCTACAGCCACCCCCTGGCCAAAGTCAAGAGCAGGCTCCAGATCCGCAGCCACCTGGTCCGACAGTGCCTGGCAGAGTTTCTGGGAGTGTTCGTGCTCATG ATCCTCACTCAGGGTGCTGTGGCACAAGCTGTCACCAGTGGAGAAGGCAAAGGCAACTTCTTCACCATGTTCCTGGCTGCCTCCCTAGCTGTTACGATAGCCATCTACGTGAGTGGTAATGTTTCAG GGGCCCACCTGAATCCAGCCTTCTCCCTGGCCATGTGCCTCCTGGGACGCCTCCCCTGGGCCAAGCTCCCCATTTACTGCCTGGTGCAGCTTCTGTCTGCTTTCTGTGCTTCAGGAGCCACCTATGCTCTCTATTACGGTAATGTGGTCAGGAGCATCTGCATGTGGCTAGGAGTGCCTTGCAGTGATTTTGAGCCAATGAAGATGGAAATCCTGGGTGTCCTTCTCCCCTGCAGATGCCCTACAGAACTATACAGGTGGGAACCTGACAGTGATGGGCCCCAAGGAGACGGCCTCCATATTTGCCACCTACCCTGCCCCTTATCTGTCCCTGAACAATGGCTTCCTGGATCAGGTAACTGTGAAGGGAGAGTTGGAAAAGCCCCAGTCTTTGCCTTGTCCCCTCTGGCCCTGGGGAATGTGGGGTTGGGTCTATTTCAGCACCACCCCCATTCCTGTATTGGACAAAGTCAGATGACATGGGCTGGTGGCCTAGGATGCTTGGGTGAGAAAGAACAGTTGGACCATCTGGCAGCTTATGGGggctcctctgcctctgttgACCCCAAGGTTCTGGGCACAGGGATCCTGATTGTGGGGATCTTGGCCATCCTGGACACACGGAACAAAGGAGTGCCTGCGGGTCTGGAGCCTGTGGCTGTTGGGCTGCTGATCCTGGCCATTGGGCTATCCATGGGTGCCAACTGTGGGTTCCCACTCAACCCCGCCCGGGACCTGGGCCCACGGCTTTTCACCTACGTGGCCGGTTGGGGCCCTGAAGTCTTCAG TGCTGGTAATGGCTGGTGGTGGGTGCCTGTAGTGGCCCCTCTGGTAGGGGCTACTCTTGGCACAGCCACATATCAGCTGCTGGTGGCTCTCCACCATTCTGAAGAGTCAGAGCCGGCTCAGGATCTAGAGTTTGCCCAACATAAAGCTTCAGACTTGGAAATTCCTGCCTCCGCTCAGTGTAAGCTATGA
- the AQP10 gene encoding aquaporin-10 isoform X2 yields MAYSHPLAKVKSRLQIRSHLVRQCLAEFLGVFVLMILTQGAVAQAVTSGEGKGNFFTMFLAASLAVTIAIYVSGNVSGAHLNPAFSLAMCLLGRLPWAKLPIYCLVQLLSAFCASGATYALYYDALQNYTGGNLTVMGPKETASIFATYPAPYLSLNNGFLDQVLGTGILIVGILAILDTRNKGVPAGLEPVAVGLLILAIGLSMGANCGFPLNPARDLGPRLFTYVAGWGPEVFSAGNGWWWVPVVAPLVGATLGTATYQLLVALHHSEESEPAQDLEFAQHKASDLEIPASAQCKL; encoded by the exons ATGGCCTACAGCCACCCCCTGGCCAAAGTCAAGAGCAGGCTCCAGATCCGCAGCCACCTGGTCCGACAGTGCCTGGCAGAGTTTCTGGGAGTGTTCGTGCTCATG ATCCTCACTCAGGGTGCTGTGGCACAAGCTGTCACCAGTGGAGAAGGCAAAGGCAACTTCTTCACCATGTTCCTGGCTGCCTCCCTAGCTGTTACGATAGCCATCTACGTGAGTGGTAATGTTTCAG GGGCCCACCTGAATCCAGCCTTCTCCCTGGCCATGTGCCTCCTGGGACGCCTCCCCTGGGCCAAGCTCCCCATTTACTGCCTGGTGCAGCTTCTGTCTGCTTTCTGTGCTTCAGGAGCCACCTATGCTCTCTATTACG ATGCCCTACAGAACTATACAGGTGGGAACCTGACAGTGATGGGCCCCAAGGAGACGGCCTCCATATTTGCCACCTACCCTGCCCCTTATCTGTCCCTGAACAATGGCTTCCTGGATCAG GTTCTGGGCACAGGGATCCTGATTGTGGGGATCTTGGCCATCCTGGACACACGGAACAAAGGAGTGCCTGCGGGTCTGGAGCCTGTGGCTGTTGGGCTGCTGATCCTGGCCATTGGGCTATCCATGGGTGCCAACTGTGGGTTCCCACTCAACCCCGCCCGGGACCTGGGCCCACGGCTTTTCACCTACGTGGCCGGTTGGGGCCCTGAAGTCTTCAG TGCTGGTAATGGCTGGTGGTGGGTGCCTGTAGTGGCCCCTCTGGTAGGGGCTACTCTTGGCACAGCCACATATCAGCTGCTGGTGGCTCTCCACCATTCTGAAGAGTCAGAGCCGGCTCAGGATCTAGAGTTTGCCCAACATAAAGCTTCAGACTTGGAAATTCCTGCCTCCGCTCAGTGTAAGCTATGA
- the HAX1 gene encoding HCLS1-associated protein X-1 isoform X1: MSFFDLFRGFFGLSGPRSHRDPFFGGMTRDEDEDDEEEEEEAAPWSHGSSRSEGPQTPEEFGFGFTFTPGGMRFHDNFGFDDLIRDFNNIFSEMEAWTLPSRPSGVWLPLEHLWFLLELPGPGPESETPGERRREGQTLRDSMLKYPDSHQPRIFGGVLESDTRSESSKPAPDWGSQRPFGLFDDMWPVTPRSRAREDNDLDSQVSQEGLGPVLQPQPKSYFKSVTVTKITKPDGTVEERRTVVDSEGRTETTVTHQEADGSPRDDPESPTPPALDDAYSILDLFLGRWFRSR; this comes from the exons ATGAGCTTCTTTGATCTCTTTCGGGGCTTTTTCGGCCTTTCTGGACCTCGGAG CCACAGAGATCCCTTTTTTGGAGGGATGACTCGAGATGAAGATGAGGacgatgaggaagaggaggaagaagcagcccCGTGGAGCCATGGGAGCTCGAGGTCTGAGGGTCCCCAGACCCCGGAGGAATTTGGCTTTGGCTTCACCTTCACTCCAGGAGGGATGCGTTTCCATGATAACTTCGGCTTTGATGACCTGATTCGTGATTTTAATAACATCTTCAGCGAGATGGAGGCCTGGACCTTGCCTTCCCGGCCTTCTGGTGTGTGGCTGCCCCTGGAGCACCTCTGGTTTCTCCTGG AACTTCCAGGTCCTGGTCCTGAATCAGAGACACCTGGTGAGAGACGACGGGAGGGACAGACACTTCGGGACTCAATGCTTAAGTATCCAGATAGTCACCAGCCCAGGATCTTTGGGGGGGTCTTGGAGAGTGATACAAGAAGTGAATCCTCCAAACCAGCACCAGACTGGGGCTCCCAGAGACCTTTTGGTCTG TTTGATGATATGTGGCCTGTGACCCCCCGTTCTAGAGCCAGAGAAGACAATG ATCTTGATTCGCAGGTTTCCCAGGAAGGCCTCGGCCCAGTTCTGCAGCCCCAGCCCAAATCCTATTTCAAGAGTGTCACGGTGACTAAGATCACTAAGCCAGATGGG ACAGTAGAGGAGCGCCGGACTGTGGTGGATAGTGAGGGCCGGACAGAGACCACAGTAACCCATCAAGAAGCAGATGGCAGTCCTAGAGATG ATCCAGAATCACCAACACCTCCAGCCCTGGATGATGCCTATTCCATCCTGGATTTATTTCTAGGACGTTGGTTCCGGTCCCGGTAG
- the HAX1 gene encoding HCLS1-associated protein X-1 isoform X2, which produces MSFFDLFRGFFGLSGPRSHRDPFFGGMTRDEDEDDEEEEEEAAPWSHGSSRSEGPQTPEEFGFGFTFTPGGMRFHDNFGFDDLIRDFNNIFSEMEAWTLPSRPSELPGPGPESETPGERRREGQTLRDSMLKYPDSHQPRIFGGVLESDTRSESSKPAPDWGSQRPFGLFDDMWPVTPRSRAREDNDLDSQVSQEGLGPVLQPQPKSYFKSVTVTKITKPDGTVEERRTVVDSEGRTETTVTHQEADGSPRDDPESPTPPALDDAYSILDLFLGRWFRSR; this is translated from the exons ATGAGCTTCTTTGATCTCTTTCGGGGCTTTTTCGGCCTTTCTGGACCTCGGAG CCACAGAGATCCCTTTTTTGGAGGGATGACTCGAGATGAAGATGAGGacgatgaggaagaggaggaagaagcagcccCGTGGAGCCATGGGAGCTCGAGGTCTGAGGGTCCCCAGACCCCGGAGGAATTTGGCTTTGGCTTCACCTTCACTCCAGGAGGGATGCGTTTCCATGATAACTTCGGCTTTGATGACCTGATTCGTGATTTTAATAACATCTTCAGCGAGATGGAGGCCTGGACCTTGCCTTCCCGGCCTTCTG AACTTCCAGGTCCTGGTCCTGAATCAGAGACACCTGGTGAGAGACGACGGGAGGGACAGACACTTCGGGACTCAATGCTTAAGTATCCAGATAGTCACCAGCCCAGGATCTTTGGGGGGGTCTTGGAGAGTGATACAAGAAGTGAATCCTCCAAACCAGCACCAGACTGGGGCTCCCAGAGACCTTTTGGTCTG TTTGATGATATGTGGCCTGTGACCCCCCGTTCTAGAGCCAGAGAAGACAATG ATCTTGATTCGCAGGTTTCCCAGGAAGGCCTCGGCCCAGTTCTGCAGCCCCAGCCCAAATCCTATTTCAAGAGTGTCACGGTGACTAAGATCACTAAGCCAGATGGG ACAGTAGAGGAGCGCCGGACTGTGGTGGATAGTGAGGGCCGGACAGAGACCACAGTAACCCATCAAGAAGCAGATGGCAGTCCTAGAGATG ATCCAGAATCACCAACACCTCCAGCCCTGGATGATGCCTATTCCATCCTGGATTTATTTCTAGGACGTTGGTTCCGGTCCCGGTAG
- the HAX1 gene encoding HCLS1-associated protein X-1 isoform X3: MTRDEDEDDEEEEEEAAPWSHGSSRSEGPQTPEEFGFGFTFTPGGMRFHDNFGFDDLIRDFNNIFSEMEAWTLPSRPSGVWLPLEHLWFLLELPGPGPESETPGERRREGQTLRDSMLKYPDSHQPRIFGGVLESDTRSESSKPAPDWGSQRPFGLFDDMWPVTPRSRAREDNDLDSQVSQEGLGPVLQPQPKSYFKSVTVTKITKPDGTVEERRTVVDSEGRTETTVTHQEADGSPRDDPESPTPPALDDAYSILDLFLGRWFRSR; encoded by the exons ATGACTCGAGATGAAGATGAGGacgatgaggaagaggaggaagaagcagcccCGTGGAGCCATGGGAGCTCGAGGTCTGAGGGTCCCCAGACCCCGGAGGAATTTGGCTTTGGCTTCACCTTCACTCCAGGAGGGATGCGTTTCCATGATAACTTCGGCTTTGATGACCTGATTCGTGATTTTAATAACATCTTCAGCGAGATGGAGGCCTGGACCTTGCCTTCCCGGCCTTCTGGTGTGTGGCTGCCCCTGGAGCACCTCTGGTTTCTCCTGG AACTTCCAGGTCCTGGTCCTGAATCAGAGACACCTGGTGAGAGACGACGGGAGGGACAGACACTTCGGGACTCAATGCTTAAGTATCCAGATAGTCACCAGCCCAGGATCTTTGGGGGGGTCTTGGAGAGTGATACAAGAAGTGAATCCTCCAAACCAGCACCAGACTGGGGCTCCCAGAGACCTTTTGGTCTG TTTGATGATATGTGGCCTGTGACCCCCCGTTCTAGAGCCAGAGAAGACAATG ATCTTGATTCGCAGGTTTCCCAGGAAGGCCTCGGCCCAGTTCTGCAGCCCCAGCCCAAATCCTATTTCAAGAGTGTCACGGTGACTAAGATCACTAAGCCAGATGGG ACAGTAGAGGAGCGCCGGACTGTGGTGGATAGTGAGGGCCGGACAGAGACCACAGTAACCCATCAAGAAGCAGATGGCAGTCCTAGAGATG ATCCAGAATCACCAACACCTCCAGCCCTGGATGATGCCTATTCCATCCTGGATTTATTTCTAGGACGTTGGTTCCGGTCCCGGTAG